One genomic segment of Pedobacter endophyticus includes these proteins:
- a CDS encoding helix-turn-helix domain-containing protein — MKREIGKVIKACRQYHGFTQVYMAHKLGVTVNSYANMEHGRVDMDTKRLYQLAEILRLKACQILAFAEKGYDTKSYCWLPLAISGTVAENYQLIDQQID, encoded by the coding sequence ATGAAAAGAGAAATTGGAAAAGTAATTAAAGCTTGTCGCCAATACCACGGCTTTACTCAGGTGTACATGGCGCATAAACTCGGCGTAACAGTAAACAGCTATGCCAACATGGAACATGGAAGGGTAGATATGGATACGAAAAGACTATATCAACTTGCCGAAATACTACGTTTAAAGGCCTGCCAGATTTTGGCCTTCGCCGAAAAAGGCTACGATACAAAAAGTTACTGCTGGCTTCCACTGGCAATTAGCGGAACGGTAGCCGAAAACTATCAGCTTATTGATCAGCAGATCGATTAG
- a CDS encoding acyl-ACP desaturase encodes MSFFAEKRGEVMVHIEKYMLDMMDTYLKPIDTNWQPSDFLPDSTSDTFYQDIRVLRESAKDLSYDLVAVLIGDTITEEALPTYESWLAMVQGPSMKEDGGWMKWNRHWTAEENRHGDLLNKYLYLSGRVDMRQMEISTQYLIADGFDIGTGHDPYRNFIYTSFQEMATNISHRRVASLAKKDGDTLLSKMCGVIASDEARHAKAYRDFMNQIFAVDPNEAMLAFEDMMRKKIVMPAHFLREVGLKIGQTFGHFTDAAQRLGVYTAIDYVDIMQQLIIDWKIEGMRDLNEAGEKARDYIMALPSRLLRVAERMKNPTIDYKFTWIAG; translated from the coding sequence ATGAGTTTTTTTGCGGAAAAAAGAGGTGAAGTGATGGTGCATATCGAGAAGTACATGCTTGATATGATGGATACCTATCTTAAACCAATTGATACTAACTGGCAACCATCTGACTTTCTGCCCGACTCTACCAGCGATACATTTTATCAAGATATACGAGTACTGAGAGAAAGCGCTAAAGATCTTTCTTACGATTTAGTAGCCGTTTTAATCGGTGATACCATCACCGAGGAAGCGCTTCCTACCTACGAATCGTGGTTAGCCATGGTGCAGGGACCCAGCATGAAGGAAGACGGAGGTTGGATGAAATGGAACCGACACTGGACAGCGGAAGAAAACCGTCATGGTGATTTGCTGAACAAATATTTATACCTATCAGGACGGGTTGATATGCGCCAAATGGAGATATCAACACAATATTTAATTGCCGATGGCTTTGATATTGGTACCGGACATGACCCTTATCGCAATTTCATTTATACATCGTTTCAGGAAATGGCCACCAACATTTCGCACAGAAGGGTTGCTTCATTAGCTAAAAAAGATGGCGATACCTTATTATCCAAAATGTGTGGTGTAATTGCTTCTGATGAGGCAAGACATGCGAAAGCGTACAGAGATTTTATGAATCAGATTTTTGCGGTCGATCCAAATGAGGCGATGCTTGCATTTGAAGATATGATGCGTAAAAAGATTGTAATGCCAGCGCATTTTTTAAGAGAAGTAGGCTTAAAAATCGGCCAAACATTCGGCCATTTTACCGATGCCGCACAACGTTTAGGCGTTTACACGGCTATCGATTATGTTGATATTATGCAACAGTTAATTATCGACTGGAAAATTGAGGGCATGAGAGACTTAAACGAAGCTGGTGAAAAAGCCCGCGACTACATTATGGCCTTGCCTTCGCGTTTGTTACGTGTTGCTGAAAGAATGAAAAATCCAACGATTGATTATAAATTTACCTGGATTGCCGGGTAA
- a CDS encoding MBL fold metallo-hydrolase produces the protein MKALLLMFLSVLTIKLCAQEPKTPYIMVLGVAQDGGYPHMDCEKMCCKTAWKKPSLSRNVVSLALVDPIAKKWWLFEATPDIKQQLQDFRSKTSEEYPYLPEGVFITHAHMGHYTGLMEFGREVMSTKKLKVYVLPKLKTFLEENGPWSQLVKLNNINLIALEENAPLTIEDSKVTAFRVPHRDEFSETAGFKIETDTKKYLFIPDIDKWSKWNKSVIDEVKKVDIAFLDATFYTNTELGNRAITEVPHPLVSETMDLFQKENKEVKGKIFFIHFNHTNPLLRDATQQKTVLQKGFNLAVQGKIYF, from the coding sequence ATGAAAGCACTATTATTAATGTTCTTATCGGTTTTAACTATCAAGCTTTGTGCCCAGGAGCCAAAAACACCCTACATCATGGTGTTGGGCGTAGCGCAAGATGGTGGCTACCCACACATGGACTGCGAAAAAATGTGCTGCAAAACGGCTTGGAAAAAACCCAGTTTAAGCAGAAATGTAGTGTCTTTGGCCTTGGTTGATCCCATTGCGAAAAAGTGGTGGCTGTTTGAAGCTACACCCGATATTAAGCAACAACTTCAAGACTTCAGATCAAAAACCAGCGAAGAATATCCCTATCTGCCCGAAGGTGTCTTCATCACACATGCGCATATGGGGCATTACACCGGCTTAATGGAGTTTGGAAGAGAGGTAATGTCAACCAAAAAACTAAAGGTTTATGTACTGCCTAAATTGAAAACCTTCCTCGAAGAAAATGGTCCGTGGAGCCAGTTGGTTAAGCTAAACAACATCAATTTGATTGCACTTGAAGAAAATGCGCCACTCACAATTGAAGATAGCAAAGTAACGGCCTTTCGGGTTCCCCACCGCGACGAATTTTCGGAAACCGCAGGTTTTAAGATAGAAACGGATACAAAGAAATACCTCTTCATTCCCGATATCGACAAGTGGAGCAAATGGAACAAAAGCGTAATTGATGAGGTCAAAAAAGTCGATATCGCCTTTTTGGATGCAACCTTTTACACCAATACCGAATTGGGCAACAGGGCTATAACCGAGGTTCCGCATCCATTGGTAAGCGAAACGATGGATTTGTTTCAAAAGGAAAACAAAGAAGTTAAGGGCAAAATTTTCTTCATCCATTTTAATCACACCAACCCACTGCTTCGCGATGCGACCCAACAAAAAACAGTGTTGCAGAAAGGCTTTAACCTGGCCGTACAAGGGAAAATTTATTTTTAA